Genomic window (Chryseobacterium sp. H1D6B):
AAGAATCTGCAACATAGTACCAATCACATACTATAACTTATAACACATTATCATATTCTCAAACTAATCTAAACACTCCAAACGGGAAAATTTAGAAAAAAAAACACGACACGTTTTGTCGCACCGCTGATATAGATTTGTAAAAAGAAAGATATTAATTCAAAATATGGGGAAAATACCTATGTATGAATCAATGATTTTTTCTAAATTGTCGCCTAAAAATTACTTGTTAATCTACACATAACAATATGAAAAACAATTATTAAAAAATGAAAACACATTTTCAGAAAAATTTATTTAATTTACAAAATCAAAAAAGACCTATGAGAAAAAAAATTATTTTAAGGCTATTTTTAATAATAGCATTCGCAACCTCAATGTACTCCTGTATTCATGATGATGTTTACTCTGCATCAGAACCGTCTAACAATGAATATCAGTCCAAAAGCCCTTGGAAAGAAGATGAAAAGTATATAAAAAATGTACAGGCTGTTTTTGATGAATATGGAAACAAAGATTATTTTACAACAAAGTTTGGAAGCATTTATTGGGATTATGCTGTAACTATGGGAACTAATGAAAGTTTCCTTGAAGTACCTGTAATAAAAAATAACAGAGTAAATTTTGTATTATTAGTCTACAAAGATGGAGACAGAGTATTTTTTAAGAAAAAAGAAGATGAAGAATCTATAAAATTCTTTAACGCCTTAGTTTTTAATGATAGGACTAAACTTAAAGAGGCAAAATTACACAATCCAACAAATGGAGAAGCAAAAGGAGGTTGTGTTACCATTACAACAACTTGGACATGGACAAACGACGATGGAAGTGCTGGACCAACTTACACTTATACTGACATGCAGTGCTTACCCTCTGGACCATATCTACCTTGTGCTGCTATTGAAGTTGGTCAAAACTGTGGAGGCGGCACAGGCGGTAGCGGAGGAAGTTCTGGCGGGGGCTCTGGCGGTGGAGGTGGAAATGGCTATCCTTACCCTCAAACTCCACAAACTCCTTGTGAAAGAACTCAAAATATGTTTTTGAAAGCAGGAGTGCAACCAAAAATTGACGAGCTAAAGGCACAGTCTACTGTAGGCGGTGAAAAAGGTGTTAAATTTAAACCTGACGGTACTCCTTCACCAACAATAACAGGAGGTGCACATAGTGTTAATTTTGGAGACAAAACAGGTTATGCAGGAGGTTACCATAACCATACCCCTACAGGAATACCAATGTTATCACCACCAGACATAGACCAATTATTAGGTTTCGCGAGAGCACAGCCCACTTCTAACCCTGCAAATGTAAATAACGCATATATAGGAATGGTAGCTCCAAATGGCATGCATTATGTTATTTGGTTTAATGGGACTTACCAAGATGCTATAACAAATTTTTCACAACAACAATTAGATAATTATAATGCTGATTATCAGATTTTAAAAAATGATTTAACTACTCCGTTATTATATGGTAATACCTATATTAATAGTGATGGGTCAATAAATAATTTAGGTGTAGAGACACTTTTCTTTGAAACTTTAAAAAGCATGGGATTAGATGGAAAAGTAAATTTACAAAGAATCGAAAGTGATGGCACAGTAAAAATCATAGGTTTAAATAGTAGCAACCAACCAGTTTCAACAACTTGTTCATAAAATTAAATATTAGTATATGAAAACAATAAATATTAAAACAGTAATTCTTTTTAGCCTTTTTATAAGTTTTTTCTCTTGTAAAGCACAGACACTACCTCTAAATACAGCCTTGAAGGACACCCCTGCAAATGCATATAAAAAAGATTTAAGCAATGAATTGCCTCCATATGCAGGAGTTTACAAAGCCGTTTTTGATGGAAAGGAAATTACACTATATATCACAACGGCTGAAAATGTATTACAAAAAAGTTCACAGAAAAATTATTATTCAGATGTGTTAGATATTAAATATATTGTCAAAAACTCTTCAGGAACAACACTTCAAGATACAAAAAGCAATACTAATTCTCAAATTAAACTTTACAGTATTAAAACAAGACCTGATATAAATTCCATTATTTTCTTTTATAGTGGTACAAATTGCCGTGTAGGTTGGGGAGAAGTTATTTTAAAGAAAATCAACTCTACACAAATTTCTTGGGAATATCGACCAAATGATATTAT
Coding sequences:
- a CDS encoding DUF6705 family protein; protein product: MKTINIKTVILFSLFISFFSCKAQTLPLNTALKDTPANAYKKDLSNELPPYAGVYKAVFDGKEITLYITTAENVLQKSSQKNYYSDVLDIKYIVKNSSGTTLQDTKSNTNSQIKLYSIKTRPDINSIIFFYSGTNCRVGWGEVILKKINSTQISWEYRPNDIILDNSKCPQGTDINIYLPETKDLIFTKQ